TCTCTACCAATCGGTACGTCTCCTTCCTCTGCGTGCCGTAGAACAGCTGCACCTGATTCGCCAAGCACTGAGCCTGGTGCacggtctgggggggggggtgaggacgtGTTAACATGCATCCAATGTTTGATTCTAACATTCTTCAAGATTTTATCTTATTGTTCTAACAAAATTCCACAAAATTATGTTATGCGTCTACATATTAGCTATAATCAGTATGATGCATGACGGGAAACCTCCCATCGCTGCCATACATTTAGACTGTACCTTGACTAaaagaacaacaagaacaaattgAAGCATtgaaattgtacttataatgccacttatctatagcaaattctaaatttgcttattttatgaaattgcactttcttgtttcttgctcttctgagtctGCATCCCTAtagttgaaatgcacttattggaagtcactttggataaaaacgtcagctaaatgacatgtaatgtaataaataataattgtgCTGTGGGAGTGCATGAAGGTAAAGGACTCACAATATTCTTGGGGTCCAGCTCGGCTGTCATGAGGACCACCCCCTTCTGGTCCTTGAGGTCTGCGTAGTGGTAGAGGATCAGCTGACTGGGAGCGTTCTCGCCGTGCATCTGGACATCAATAAGATGAACTAAAACCTCAAGCTTACATGAGCCAAGAGTCTTCATAATCAGAAGAAAAGATAAAACCCTTTTGTTTACTCATTATAAGGGCAACATATTGTATGTATGCCATTGATTTAATGATGAAACGCCCTATAGTCCTTGAATTAGTGTTTAAGAGCATGTGACCTTAGACATTGCAGGTGTCTCTGTAACTGCGTGTTTGGAAAACTAAACAATGAGGTAGCTTTAATAATatggacatttattttaatgaggTAGGAGTTGGTCAAGGGGGATTATATGGGGTACTTGTCCTTAATAATGTCGTCACACAGTTTGAGGGGTACTGCAGTGGGCGGGGCCAGCAGCAAAGGGTGTTTCAGCCAGTAGCAGGTTATACGTGGCTTATGGATAAGAACCTCATACAACACCACTTCAAAACAATCAACtgtactgttttttattttcatttattggtGCAGGTTTTTTCATGGAGACCTGATAATTAGTTCAATCCATTAATCACCGCCTGATCTCTATTAAATTCCAGACTTTAAAACATGAAGTCATCACAATTACTTTCAAACCTAAATAGAAATCTAttcaaaggaagaaaaataattgcTTGAGATGAGCCAAGACTCAATTTATCATATTGGTGCTTTTGCAGGATTATAAAAAgtgagttgttttatttttattatcagaTCATAGTGACGGGTTTTTCAGCTATAAATTGGTGAGTTTTTTTGTTGGAATATTATTCCCCTCTCCTGCTTCCTTTAATGCCATGAACACGCTGTTCCGGATAGAAAACAAGGATACAAATCTGCAATTATCTTCAATCAGGTACCAAACAAAATGTTTCCCTGCATGTGTCTAGTTGTTTTGTATCATTGTTGCCCATTTACAGTGAAAATGTATCAACTGGGATGAAGTTGGCACGCAAGAGCCCAGTGAGCGTCAGTCTTTCCCAGCAGCACGTGAAGGAGTCGTGTGAGGTGGCTCACCTGGACGTTGATGAGGGAGGTGAAGTGGAGCTCGTGTCCGGACCACTGACCCAAAAAGAACTCGTAACCCTCCTTCTGAGGCAAAGCGTAGAGGAActgaggggaaagggggggggcgggtaagTGGTTAATATGCGACACTGATAACCACAGTTCTCCACTTAAGTTCACATTTCAGTGTGAGCAGCAGTGATCTCACCATCTGGCACGACTTTGATCTGCTCAAAATCAACTCGTACATCGGCGTCTGCAACATGTAGAAGACCGGTTATTAAGTCCATGGATTATATGTGGATGGCGCTATACAACTGTTAAgttaattattattactttacaagcaccatacatacatacactaGTTGGTGAATTCAAGCCAAGCAGTGGAAACATTAACATCACATGTAAATGTTGAGACTCAAAGCTGATCTAGAATGTTCGCCGGTGTCACACTCACCGGGATGACGGCGCTGATGGTGTCTTTGGTGGAATAATAATTCATCCAAagctgagaaaagaaaacaaaaaaagttttaaaatggCTTTAAAAGGCTTCATCTACCAGAGGAAACCGCGTGGCTGAGGCGCGCTGCTAAAGACCTCCACGGACTCACCTCAGCGATCTCCTCGCCCGTCTTGTCCCTGATCATGTCCAGGTCCAGGATGGAGTCCAGTGTCTGAAGAACACGTGACAGAACAAGTGTGGTACACCATAAACGTTCTGACTTCACATTTGGTTGATTCGGTAAAAGCTAAATGGAAAACAGTTCAATGTTGAACCAATTGAATAGATTGATGATGGAACACATTCTCACAATCAAAATAACTtactggtggattttttttttaaccattattcagaaaatgtgttttaaggACATAATGAGCCGTGACTCGAGTTGTACGAAGGCTTTCGTACTATTTATTGGTATCatggattaaaacaaaatacaaaggcTACGGCTGCTTAATATACTCACCTTGTTCTTTGTGAAACCGCCTGATTTTCCATCGCTGGCagccatcttttctttttgctccaACTGCAGAGATTCCCACAGCAGAAGTTGCACCACATTCACAATTCTCTTGTGACATTTTCTGTGATCCTTCTCTTATGTCGATAATAAAGATGCTCACATGAGTATTGTTTTGCGCAACGATTGAGGACATTTGTACACAAAATACCAGCAAAAGATGAAAGTTTGAAACCTTTATTTAACTTTTGacatttatatacagtatatatatatatatatatatatatatatatattctaggTTAACCATAATATGATCACAGTGTTCTGTGCTCTGTACAGAGTTCATACTGCACCTCCTGCTCCATGAGCCTGACAAACTCCGCCTGTTTGGAGTGTCCCAGCACATCCTTCTTGGCCTTGTGCCGGTTCTCAACTCGGGCTTTGAACTCCTGCGGCTTGGCGCTGAGAACAAGAAACAGGGAAACATCAGCAATTCTCAAAAGGATAAATCCTTTTGGGGTCTGACCTCTGAATACCCTCCTGGTTGTTAGAAATTTAGTGAAAAGGTAAAGAGGGtccattttgaaaatgaaatctttCAAAGCATTCATATCTATATTCAGAAACCATGGGACTGATATTCAGCTCAAATGAGAAATACATTAGTAAAGTATGTAAGtgatcatttcatttttgtcGTTGCTTCATCACACTCAAATCTAAGTTACTATCAATGACATGAGTTCCTAAAAATgccctgcttttaaaaaggttgttgatTGAGCAAAACATCGATACCTTTTCTCTCCAAGCCACAAACAAGTCTTTATCTTCTACGTGTAATTAGTTTTGAAAGTGTTTCCAACTCTGAAACCGAACATGTAGACAGACTATAAACAATCCCCCGGATGCTTTGCATCAGCTGGAACATCTTCCCCGATTCAACGTCTATAGATCAATTCCATAGACGATGATacttaaataatgtaaatgatGACATCTAAATTGACATCCGAATTCGAACACTGCGGGAGAGAGTTGGTCATGTTTCCACAGGAATGACATAAATGTACGTTGAAAAGTAGTCACTGATTAGGTGGGGTGATGGTGTAGAAATGTAGATCGAAAATGTAATTATCGCATCCGAATTTAGATTAAATACTGTATTGTATTCTACCCAGAATTTACAATGGCCAATAACCAAATGACTTGTAAATAAGCTGTTTCAACAGAAGACTGGTATAGCGGGTGGGAGGACATGTCGCTGGTGGTTAGCGGACCTGCGAAGCTTCTGGATTTTGTCCTGGTACTTGCTGAAGTACGGGTTCTCCTCCAGTTCCGGCTCCTTCCGAAGCGAGAAGGCCCGAAATTGCAACGGGACCAGCCCGGGGATGAGCGTTCTGATGCCAGTGGCCCTGACCGCTAACATCCCTCGGTACAAACATGACATCTGTACTATGGCCGCCGCCATCTTTCCATCGCTTCCGTCCTGCATCTATACTGCTCCGGCTGGGGACGGCTTTCAAACATTGGTTCCGACCAAAGCGACAAATCACCTTAATATGTTAGTATTGTGAAGctggaatttttattttttctaacgAAAACCAAAACGTAGTTGGTCTATGAAGGGCTGAAGGGTTCTGATAAGATAGTAAGTGTACCGTCTTCCCTTATTTAGTATTTATATAACAAAGGCACTCAAACAACACGTGTCACATACTTTCAGTGTTTCTCTCACATATTTGACACTTTTCTTTCGTTTCTTGGAATATGTCTCACTAAAGTATATAAAAGCAAATGAGCAATTTCAAATTTGCTGCAGCTGATTGAAAGTTGTCCTAATATGTTGAGACCACTGGAGGTCACTGTGTCTCTTCATTGAGGACCATCTACACGTGGAGGGAAGCTTCTGAATCACTGCAGTGATCTACCTCCACAAACACAGCTCAGATCGACAAATACATAAATGAGAAGATAAGTAGACTACGGTAAACAATCCGCTCAAACTCTCCAGAGGCACTTACTGATCATCTTtacctctgtctgtgtgtgtgtgtgtgtgtgtgtgcatgtatgtgcacTAACACACTAGCTGTACATTTTATgacttgtgtgtttctgtgatgaCTGTCTGAGTgcttctgtgtttactttctgcAAGCAATCATTTTCAATCACTAATCAATAAATGAAGCCGCTGGGAGCTGTTCCGGGTACATCTGGGTCCTAGCAGAAGATGGTGgctggtgtgtatgtgtttatatgtgtttatatgtgcAAACGTAGCAGCTGTTCAATTCCTCAACACTGATAACATTGTTGGATGTGGTTCAAAAcggtttctttttgtgtttggtttagtatttttgtattgttttgtttttcaaagtaGGATCAGTATAAGTTTCTACTTCCACTgatgttagtttttttttgttagatgtatgttttttttttcttttcgaaaATGTGTGGATACACGTTGACATGCTTGTGAAAAAGGGTGTTAACAGCGTACAGTGTTTACTAGAGGTGGTGGCAGTGTTACCACATTTAGGTTGGTGTACCAATTCATCGATCATTTGTTAGTTTGTCCAGCGTAAATTCTTCTCCACACTACTGGCCccatttgctttatttgtttgtgctCACGATGGCTGTGCATGTGCTCAATGACATCTCATGGTTTGGGtgatttacaataaaaaaaaaaacattatttttttcccatccTCATTGACTGCTGAATCCTAACTTATCGTAACCAGCTCCCATGGCCCCAAAAGTGATCAACAGAAATGAATATATAGGGTTACATATAGTATGTATagtatacatactgtatatctcAGCGAATTGATCCCTGTTAACGGTTCTAACGGTGTGCTAATGGAAACTGCTGTCCTATTACCTGTTTATTGTGTCTCTTTTATTCCACGACCATACACCCTGTCCTGCACTTCTTGTTCACGCGCCCCCAGACTGACTTGGCAGAGATCTGCTCCCTACAGAGTGCACATTTCTATAAACACTTGGATAGTTACATTGAGAGAAGTAAAAGTGGTAACTTTCCTGTTGTATctgttaaaacaacaaacatcttCACTGAAATCTTGCGTGAATGAATAACAAATCTCACTAATTAAAATGATCCACTCGGTTCCTCGGATTGATTTGAACTCTTTTAGACATTAAGGTCTCCGACTTTATCAGTCTCAGTAtctgaaattgctgaaaatatatattttttaagaatTTGACTTTAAATTTGACtttaaaaatggaataaaacaaaaagagaatcGACAATTGTACCTAGAAATAAGCAATACAAAATTTATTTGAAACAACTGCGGGACTGTGaattcattttgttattttgcgGAATGCATTCGGCCGGTTTGCATGTGACAATGAGCATGTCTCTAGACACTCCCTCTCTTTTATCTACTCTCTGCTTCTGTTCTTTCTTCATTTCCACTCACTGACCAGctgccttccctctctctctctctcgctcgctgcattctctcgctctctttgtcATGGGGGTCCTGCGTGGAGGATGTATATTTTATGGGCGGCTCTGGAGGCTTTTACCATTAATTATAGAAAAACACTAAGCTCTCCATTTGCTGGACAGATGTTATTTTTTACTtaaggagagaaaggggactGCTCCATAATTCAGAGGTAATCCCGCTCACCagagaacaaataaataaatgaataaataaataaagcaaaagcaaaaaccACAAACATTTGGTACACTGCCGCTGCATGCTCAGACATGTAACGCAacggccgacacacacgcacagatttTCTGTGTTCAGCCTTTAAGTGCTTTCCATGTAATAAATATGGAACAGctttatcatttcattttttattcaatctACTTCCCCCAAAGTAtttcacaaaatcaaaataacacacaaacacactggcaAACAGAATACAACTTTTTCTGCTTCAGAACAATAGATGTGAAAAATTGGAATTTCGAACCTGAAAAAATCAGTACGGAATCTGAAtagtaatgcaaaaaaatgtcaaccaaATAGAGAGCGTAAATGAACACATCGAACCCTTCTCAACCCTTCCAATCTGCGTATATGATTACAAACTGAAAAATGAATTGACAATATTTTTGACAGTTGATTTAGACTGAAATGATTGACTGAACGCTGCTTTTGCATGATACTACAAAAACTGCACAGAATGTAATTAggtggggaaggagggagggacggggggggggtgaagtcaGACCCATGACCTCAATATATCTATAATTCAACTGTTTCTAGGTATTTCATGCACATGTTAAAACTGATTGATtacttaaataaacatgtaataaTAGACTGCTTGATAATGAACACAAGCCCTGAAAACGCTTGATTGTTAGATCTACAGAAAAAACTAtccaatcattttaaaataaattggaaATCGAATATGtcaatatttatatgtattaaaGGAAGGATTAAATATGTTCTTCAGTCAAGGAACCGGCTATTCAAGGCATGCCTTATGATATATTTTGGTAAACCTCCTAACGCCCTaatcttcattttcatttagcaACTCCATCTTCTGATGAAGCTCATGTGTAACGTCAGTGCTACAATGCGCGGAATTGTCTAGAAATTTACCAAAATTTcagccagatgttttttttttctggatatTTGAGTTATTTAGATTTGGACGTtgtccacagcagcagaaacctttgtaatgGCTCAACCTCCCGCTGATCAGTGGTGCGTGAGAACTTCTTTAGGGGCAATTATAATGCAAATATGCACAAGACATCTTTGTCTATCAATTGGTATGAAATCACATATAATCAATGTGAAGTGTTAGAGCAAGCTGAAGCAGAGCATACTGAATATGTGATGGTGTTATACAGTGTATAAAACCaaggatttcatttcattcaataaGGAGCCACGTGGTGAAACTTCTCCAACGCTAAATAAATGTGAAACGGCtaaaaatgcatatttattccaacacggtttattaaaaaaaaacattctgcacGGTGCAGTAGCAGCTCAGTGTAATTGAATGTGCATGTCGTACTCTGCTATCAGTGTGGAACGTGTGTTGAGGTTTGATTTCAAGCCTTAGGGTCTTTCGGGGTCTTGGGACCATTCACTTACCCTCCCTCCGGCAAGCTGAAATCGCACCCCTGGGCCAGTGGATGACCCTTTTCCAcacctcctgcacacacacacacacacacacacacacacacacacacacacacacacacacacacacacacacacgcacacggttaAGCACTCACTCCCATACACACTTGGTTCAGGAGGGTCGAGCTTGCTGGAGGAATCCCATCGTTTTAGAGCGGTATCCCATTAAAAGTGCATGAGTGTGTCTGTCTAGGAATCAAGACACCCACTCAGCTGCTCAGCTGATAGCTTTGTAtgtatctgtttgtgtgtgtgtgtgtgtgcatatatgtgtgtgttattcatCCATGCACAGAGTTATTAAGGCATCCTGTGACAGGCATCGCTCACTTCATGCGGAACCCTTTGATGAGTTGTAGGAGGTCTGAGAGTCATGCAGGTTTCAGTCATGCACAGACCTAATTCATTTCGCATTTACGCCCTTCCAAAAAGTTCAAACACTGAaccagcagcacacagagaaCCGTAGAGAAGAGTAAGGATGCTGGGCGATGCCGGAGCAAAAAGCGACACAATAGCAGAAGCTGCCCACTGAATTtacaagaaaaatgtttttcttctctgtcaaaTGATACAACCTTTCCACCATGAAGGTCTCCGTCAGGTCAAACCACTTCTCTGGGTTCTGTCGGGTCCTGCGCCTGATCTGTATAATATCAATAAACATTGGACGTATAGACAATATCCACTTATTTGCTTTAAAAGTGATATTGAACCAAGTCTAATTTTACAAAAACTTTAGcagcaaaaaataataataattttgctGAGTTTATGAATTGCCAATACAGCTAATAATTCAGTcattacaattacatttttaaaattgaaagATATCTTTCAAACAATCAATACTGAACTGCAACCGACTagttgttgcttttttatttacttagaactcatgaaattctataaGATAATTAGATACATAATTAATTACTAGATGTCATTttcaaaggtttttcaaaagggCATGACAAAATGTAGCCTTTGTGATTTTGGGAGATTTTTACATGGAAATTATAAATGTTGTAGATGACAACTTATTGTCACATTAGCTGCATAAACAGCCCATGTACTCACTTGTATTTGTCAAACCACATTGGCATAAACAAGTGtaatttatgttttctttcctcACACCTTTCCAAGCTGACGAAGATGGAGgataaacaaatgaaaagacaaagcTCACGCTTAGTCACAGTTCGTTTATCTCACCCAAACACTCTGTTGTCCTGTCGTTGCTCGGGGGAGACGGAGCGTCGTGTCACCGCTGCAGCTCTTCCTTCGGCCAGCAGGCGGCGCTGCTCGCACACAAACCCGGAGAGGCGTTGAGGCCACACAGGGGCCAAAGTAGACCGGCAGGGGCACATGCCTGACGCCACACTGTCCCCAAAACACAACGAAAGACTGCGCGCTTATTAAGTGGTGACGTGTTTCTACATCCATGAATGTGGATATGAAGGCCCGCTGTCGCTATGGTACCGTTTCttattcctcttttctttcagcACTTATTTTGAGTCGAATCTGCTCTTCAGCTGGCTCTCCTTTCTCGGCCGCCCTtgtttcctcccctccctcaggcCGTCTCCtcatcttcttttcttcttgtgcTTTGCCTTCTTGCTTTCTTAGATACCTATTTATCTTATTTCCTCCTACCTTCTTTTCTCCGCTTTCCTGCCCTTAGAAttagttttctcttcttttgtctccCCTCTTTTACTACCATCACACCACCACCATTGTTCCTGCCGGTCGTACTTCTCGTCCTCTCAATCTCGTTTCCTAACATCTCTtcgctcccctcccctctccgtcGTCCTGGCCGCGCTCCAAGGGCGGATGGAGGGGGAGCATCTGGAGCGCGCTCAGTGGCGCTGACAGCTGTCACTTTGGCTGGTGCTAATGCAGACGGGCTAACCTGAAATGAGCAGGGACAGGCCTGAAGCCCGGCGCGCCACTaaccgcctccttctcctccttctcctcggcgGCGTTCGCGGTGAGGGCCGAGGCGCAGGGTGCCGCGGCGGGTTGGTGGAGATAAGGCAGCGGATATAAGAGGGGTCAGCGGGGTCGCAGTGTGGTTAGCACTGACAGCAGGGCTCTGAAAAGCGATCCAGCAGGAGCGCTAACAGAGAGGCAGAAAACAAGACGGGGAACGAAGGAGGAAAACgacagaggaaggagagagaggatgacGAGCGGTGATGGAGGTCGAGAGTTCATATGGGGGATGGGAACCATTAGGACACAGGCTCGCCAACTTTAAGGGGTGTGGGCGAGTGGTTTTTAGATCTTGATGAAGGTCtacacaagagaaaggaaagaCCAGCTCATTTTTTAAGgtaaaagtcaaaataaaacccaaataaaaaacacttcacTACACCGTCAGTTTCATGGTTGAAGCACAATTTCCAATGTGAAATGCTAAGCCAACATCTACAAAAAGTCCTTAAAGTGCTCAGAGAAAAGGGAACATTTTACTGGCCGTTCATAAATAATTCATCATGTTCTAAAGACTGTTACATTTCTACATGGTGAAATACCT
This Gasterosteus aculeatus chromosome 8, fGasAcu3.hap1.1, whole genome shotgun sequence DNA region includes the following protein-coding sequences:
- the atpaf1 gene encoding ATP synthase mitochondrial F1 complex assembly factor 1 produces the protein MQDGSDGKMAAAIVQMSCLYRGMLAVRATGIRTLIPGLVPLQFRAFSLRKEPELEENPYFSKYQDKIQKLRSAKPQEFKARVENRHKAKKDVLGHSKQAEFVRLMEQELEQKEKMAASDGKSGGFTKNKTLDSILDLDMIRDKTGEEIAELWMNYYSTKDTISAVIPTPMYELILSRSKSCQMFLYALPQKEGYEFFLGQWSGHELHFTSLINVQMHGENAPSQLILYHYADLKDQKGVVLMTAELDPKNITVHQAQCLANQVQLFYGTQRKETYRLVETFNQHPSDFKHMLVIAELEQSGLGSAVAPGGS